From a region of the Pseudomonadaceae bacterium SI-3 genome:
- a CDS encoding peptide ABC transporter permease — MYLLRLALASLNNRRFTALLTVFAIALSVCLLLAVERVRTEARASFASTISGTDLIVGARSGSVNLLLYSVFRIGNATNNIRWESFEHFAEHPRVSWAIPISLGDSHRGYRVMGTSSAYFDHYRYGRKQPLQLAQGRPFAEDPFEVVLGAEVAEALKYTLDDQLVLAHGVATVSLVKHDDKPFRVVGILKRTGTPVDRTLHINLAGMEALHIDWQNGMPARGAARIDAEQARQLDLQPKQITAFMLGLNSKIATFTLQREINGYRGEPLLAILPGVALQELWSLMGTAEQALFVVSLFVVLTGLIGMLTAILTSLNERRREMAILRSVGARPWHIAGLLVVEAFSLALAGALFGLLLLYVAIAVAQGPLQSHYGLYLPLALPSAYEWSLLAGILLAGLLMGCVPAWRAYRQSLADGLSIRL; from the coding sequence ATGTACTTGTTGCGTCTGGCCTTGGCGAGCCTGAACAACCGCCGCTTCACTGCGCTGCTCACCGTATTCGCCATTGCGCTCTCGGTGTGCCTACTGCTCGCCGTAGAGCGCGTGCGCACCGAAGCCCGCGCCAGCTTTGCCAGCACCATCAGCGGCACCGATCTGATCGTCGGCGCCCGCTCCGGGTCGGTGAATCTGCTGCTGTATTCGGTGTTCCGGATCGGCAATGCCACTAACAACATTCGCTGGGAAAGCTTCGAGCATTTCGCCGAGCATCCCAGAGTCAGCTGGGCCATTCCCATTTCGCTGGGCGATTCTCACCGCGGCTATCGCGTGATGGGCACCAGCAGCGCCTATTTCGACCATTACCGTTACGGTCGCAAGCAGCCGCTGCAACTGGCGCAAGGTCGGCCATTCGCCGAAGACCCGTTTGAAGTGGTGCTGGGCGCCGAAGTGGCCGAGGCACTGAAATACACGCTGGACGACCAGCTGGTGCTGGCGCATGGCGTCGCCACGGTCAGCCTGGTCAAACATGACGACAAGCCTTTTCGTGTAGTCGGCATCCTCAAGCGCACCGGCACGCCGGTGGATCGCACGCTGCATATCAATTTGGCAGGCATGGAGGCGCTGCATATCGACTGGCAGAACGGCATGCCGGCGCGAGGTGCAGCGCGCATCGATGCCGAACAGGCGCGCCAGCTAGACCTACAACCCAAACAGATCACTGCCTTCATGTTGGGCCTCAACAGCAAGATCGCCACCTTCACGCTGCAGCGCGAAATCAATGGCTATCGTGGCGAGCCACTGCTGGCGATTCTGCCCGGCGTGGCGCTGCAGGAACTCTGGAGCCTGATGGGCACCGCTGAACAGGCGCTGTTCGTGGTGTCCTTGTTCGTCGTGCTGACCGGATTGATCGGCATGCTCACCGCCATTCTCACCAGCCTCAACGAGCGGCGCCGGGAGATGGCGATCTTGCGTTCGGTTGGGGCCCGGCCTTGGCATATCGCCGGTCTGCTGGTGGTCGAAGCTTTCAGCCTGGCACTTGCGGGTGCACTGTTCGGGCTCTTGCTGTTGTATGTCGCCATCGCGGTCGCGCAAGGGCCGCTGCAAAGTCACTACGGTCTTTATCTGCCGCTGGCACTGCCAAGCGCCTATGAGTGGTCATTGCTGGCGGGCATACTGCTGGCTGGGCTGTTGATGGGCTGTGTGCCGGCGTGGCGCGCCTATCGGCAGTCGCTGGCCGACGGCCTGTCGATCAGACTATGA
- a CDS encoding DUF2796 domain-containing protein: MRRLLLALPFALLPGFALAAEHDHDHAHHDSLSAHEHGAAELDVALDGSTLEIELRSPAMNLVGFEHAPSSDADKRKIADARKQLEQPNGLFGLPAAAGCTLAETELESPLFEGEAHDDEHEHEHDDDHESQHSEIHAHYRFDCATPQALQALDLQALFKAFPGTQKIQAQLIGPKGQRGAEIDADQPRATF, from the coding sequence ATGCGCCGTCTGCTGCTTGCCCTGCCCTTCGCCTTACTGCCCGGTTTTGCTCTGGCTGCTGAACACGATCACGACCATGCGCACCACGACAGTCTCAGCGCCCACGAGCATGGCGCTGCGGAACTGGATGTGGCGCTGGACGGCTCCACGCTGGAAATCGAGCTGCGCAGCCCGGCGATGAATCTGGTGGGCTTCGAGCACGCGCCGAGCAGCGATGCAGACAAACGCAAGATTGCCGACGCACGCAAACAGCTGGAACAGCCGAACGGGCTGTTTGGCCTGCCTGCAGCAGCTGGCTGCACCCTGGCCGAAACCGAGCTCGAAAGTCCGCTGTTCGAAGGCGAGGCCCATGACGACGAGCACGAGCACGAGCACGACGATGATCATGAAAGCCAGCACAGCGAAATTCACGCGCACTACCGCTTCGATTGCGCCACGCCCCAAGCGCTGCAGGCGCTCGATCTGCAAGCCTTGTTCAAGGCGTTCCCCGGCACTCAGAAAATCCAGGCACAGCTGATCGGTCCAAAGGGTCAACGGGGCGCCGAAATCGACGCGGACCAGCCACGCGCGACGTTCTGA
- a CDS encoding neutral zinc metallopeptidase encodes MRWKKARRSDNVVDARGRSGGIGGGRLTLAGVAIVVVIGLLSGQDPMQILGQLADQSGPATTQQSNTPANSEDPQVAFVQSILGDTEDTWRALFQQSGQQYRDPTLVLFRGGVNSACGFANSAVGPFYCPGDQQVYLDLQFFDEMASRFSVAGDFAQAYVIAHEVGHHVQTLLGVSQQMQAARQRGARMEGDNGLLVRQELQADCFAGVWANHAQQRHDWLEAGDLEEALNAANAIGDDRLQQQSQGRVVPDAFTHGTSAQRVTWFRIGFDSGDPTRCDTFQTQRL; translated from the coding sequence ATGCGTTGGAAGAAGGCTCGTCGCAGTGACAATGTGGTGGACGCTCGCGGCCGAAGCGGAGGCATCGGTGGCGGTCGCCTGACCCTGGCGGGCGTCGCAATCGTGGTGGTGATCGGTCTGTTGTCCGGCCAGGATCCCATGCAGATTCTCGGTCAGTTGGCCGACCAATCAGGTCCCGCAACGACCCAGCAGAGCAACACCCCAGCCAACAGTGAGGACCCGCAGGTTGCCTTCGTCCAGTCCATCCTGGGCGACACCGAGGACACCTGGCGCGCCTTGTTTCAGCAGTCCGGCCAGCAGTACCGCGACCCAACGCTGGTGCTATTTCGTGGTGGCGTGAACTCGGCCTGTGGCTTCGCCAATTCGGCGGTCGGCCCCTTCTACTGTCCGGGCGACCAGCAGGTGTATCTCGACCTGCAGTTCTTCGACGAGATGGCGTCGCGTTTTTCGGTCGCGGGCGATTTCGCTCAGGCTTATGTGATCGCCCATGAGGTCGGCCACCACGTACAGACACTGTTAGGCGTCTCGCAACAGATGCAGGCTGCCCGTCAGCGCGGCGCGCGCATGGAGGGCGACAATGGCCTTCTGGTTCGCCAGGAATTGCAGGCGGATTGCTTCGCAGGGGTCTGGGCCAACCACGCCCAACAGCGTCATGACTGGCTTGAGGCAGGGGATCTGGAGGAAGCACTGAATGCGGCGAACGCGATCGGCGACGACCGTTTGCAGCAACAAAGTCAGGGCCGAGTCGTTCCAGATGCCTTCACCCATGGCACCTCTGCGCAACGGGTGACGTGGTTTCGTATCGGGTTCGACAGTGGCGACCCGACACGCTGCGATACCTTCCAGACGCAGCGTCTGTAA
- a CDS encoding DUF4345 domain-containing protein, with the protein MRFARFVLLAQALVMACLSLAYWLRPHEMANLNGMLLMETASVSHMRVYYGGLQLGLALFLIWAARAPERARSALIMLVMTMAALVLGRLVSLWLDGGALVGFDLASMLYRVLAVVFAGLAWRAIRERPEPEPERLEPATHRLVSESPMPFKLGDTPPAVEPASGDAAPQPFRRGDPLA; encoded by the coding sequence ATGCGTTTTGCCCGTTTCGTTCTGCTCGCGCAGGCATTGGTGATGGCCTGTCTCAGTTTGGCCTACTGGCTGCGGCCTCACGAGATGGCCAATCTCAATGGCATGCTGCTGATGGAAACTGCGTCGGTCAGTCACATGCGTGTCTATTACGGCGGCTTGCAGCTGGGGCTGGCATTGTTCCTGATCTGGGCCGCGCGTGCACCGGAGAGAGCCCGGTCAGCCCTGATCATGCTAGTGATGACCATGGCGGCGCTGGTGCTGGGGAGGCTGGTGTCGCTCTGGCTGGATGGCGGCGCCTTGGTTGGCTTCGATCTCGCCTCCATGCTCTATCGCGTGCTGGCTGTGGTGTTCGCCGGTCTCGCCTGGCGTGCTATTCGCGAGCGTCCGGAGCCAGAGCCTGAGCGCCTTGAGCCTGCCACCCATCGCCTCGTCAGCGAATCACCGATGCCATTCAAGCTTGGCGACACGCCTCCGGCCGTAGAGCCCGCGTCCGGTGACGCGGCACCGCAGCCGTTCCGTCGAGGGGATCCGCTCGCCTGA
- a CDS encoding metal-binding protein yields MRRLLLVTALFASLAQAAEPIAIEVHRDANCGCCKAWIEHLEANGFEVDDHVEPDMAAVKTRLGVPHSLGSCHTGVIDGKFVEGHVPAADILKLRAQPDLIGAAVPGMPMGSPGMEMGDRKDAFKVIAVSDEGEQSVLAEYPAD; encoded by the coding sequence ATGCGTCGTTTATTGCTTGTCACCGCTCTTTTCGCCAGCCTCGCTCAAGCCGCCGAGCCCATCGCCATCGAGGTGCACCGCGACGCCAATTGTGGTTGCTGCAAGGCCTGGATAGAGCATCTGGAAGCCAACGGGTTCGAGGTCGACGACCACGTTGAACCCGACATGGCCGCCGTCAAGACCCGCCTCGGCGTGCCCCATAGCCTGGGTTCCTGCCATACCGGCGTGATCGATGGAAAATTCGTCGAAGGCCACGTCCCGGCTGCCGACATTCTCAAGCTTCGAGCACAGCCCGATCTGATCGGTGCGGCGGTACCCGGCATGCCGATGGGTTCGCCAGGTATGGAAATGGGCGACCGTAAAGACGCGTTCAAAGTAATCGCTGTGAGCGACGAAGGTGAGCAGTCGGTGCTGGCCGAGTACCCGGCAGACTGA
- a CDS encoding DUF3299 domain-containing protein, whose amino-acid sequence MSRLLLATLLALAAPFAVADVRELQWSDLIPADAPPPPPPVALHDMSQLADALAAEAGPAAAQQSPAEPVVKELDGVQVKLPGYIVPLDMSEDGRVTEFLLVPYFGACIHVPPPPSNQIVHATSELGVKVDELYQPFWIEGPLKVEHATSELADAGYRMEAQKIYLYELE is encoded by the coding sequence ATGTCTCGCCTGCTGCTTGCCACCCTGCTCGCCCTCGCTGCGCCCTTCGCGGTTGCCGATGTTCGTGAGCTGCAATGGTCGGACCTGATCCCGGCAGACGCGCCGCCACCTCCACCGCCTGTGGCGCTTCACGACATGTCGCAACTGGCCGATGCACTCGCTGCGGAAGCGGGTCCGGCAGCGGCTCAGCAATCGCCGGCCGAGCCGGTCGTCAAAGAGCTAGATGGCGTTCAGGTCAAGCTGCCCGGCTACATTGTGCCGCTGGACATGAGCGAGGATGGGCGGGTGACGGAGTTTCTGCTGGTGCCCTACTTCGGCGCCTGTATTCACGTGCCGCCACCGCCTTCCAACCAGATCGTGCATGCCACCAGCGAGCTTGGCGTAAAGGTGGACGAGCTGTACCAGCCCTTTTGGATCGAAGGCCCGCTAAAAGTCGAACACGCCACCAGCGAACTGGCCGATGCCGGCTATCGCATGGAAGCGCAGAAGATCTACCTCTACGAGCTCGAATAA
- a CDS encoding methionine ABC transporter ATP-binding protein: protein MTAPLLELHQLGFAWPGQAELLDIPSFTLARNQSLFLKGPSGSGKTTLLGLIGGVQKAQRGTVRLLGSDLAALSAGARDRFRVDHTGYIFQQFNLLPFLSVAENVSLPCHFSKTRAERARQRHGSVAQASASLLQHLGIPKSLLDRRAEALSIGQQQRVAAARALIGQPELVIADEPTSALDADSREAFLQLLFAECEQAGSSLLFVSHDQSLAPLFDRSLSLADLNRAARAPEM, encoded by the coding sequence ATGACCGCACCGTTGCTCGAACTGCACCAATTGGGTTTTGCCTGGCCGGGCCAGGCAGAGCTGCTCGACATCCCCAGCTTCACGCTGGCGCGCAACCAGAGCCTGTTTCTCAAGGGTCCGTCGGGCAGCGGCAAGACGACCCTGCTCGGACTGATCGGCGGCGTACAGAAAGCGCAACGCGGGACGGTTCGCCTGCTCGGCAGCGATCTCGCGGCGCTCTCTGCCGGTGCACGGGATCGCTTCCGGGTCGATCACACCGGCTACATCTTCCAGCAGTTCAACCTGCTGCCATTTCTTTCGGTGGCCGAAAACGTCAGCCTGCCTTGCCATTTCTCCAAGACAAGAGCAGAGCGCGCCCGCCAGCGGCATGGCAGCGTTGCGCAAGCGTCGGCAAGCCTGCTCCAGCATCTCGGCATTCCGAAAAGCCTGCTCGATCGACGTGCCGAAGCGCTGTCGATCGGCCAGCAACAACGCGTCGCCGCAGCGCGTGCACTGATCGGGCAGCCGGAACTGGTGATTGCCGACGAACCCACCTCTGCCCTCGACGCCGATAGTCGAGAAGCTTTTTTGCAGTTGCTGTTTGCCGAATGCGAACAGGCCGGGTCGAGCCTGTTGTTCGTCAGCCACGACCAGAGCCTGGCGCCACTGTTCGACCGTAGCCTCTCATTGGCAGACCTCAATCGCGCCGCTCGCGCCCCGGAGATGTAG
- a CDS encoding two-component system response regulator NarL, with translation MNEGTTARILLVDDHPMMRRGLRDLLELESDLEVVGEAGNGEDAIHLAQQTEPDLILMDLNMPGIDGLETTRRMRDADIDARIVMFTVSDEQSHVLEALRNGADGYLLKDMDAEQLVEQIRLAATGRMALSPELTQVLAEAIRVRPKRTGQVPFSSLTKREKEVLRLIAKGQSNKMIARKLGITEGTVKVHVKNLLHKLGLRSRVEAAVWVLENEAKG, from the coding sequence ATGAACGAAGGGACTACTGCACGAATCCTGCTGGTCGACGACCACCCCATGATGCGTCGAGGCTTGCGTGACCTGCTGGAACTGGAAAGTGATCTGGAGGTGGTCGGTGAGGCGGGTAACGGCGAGGACGCCATCCACCTCGCGCAACAGACCGAGCCCGATCTCATCCTGATGGACCTCAACATGCCGGGTATCGACGGACTGGAAACCACCCGCCGCATGCGCGATGCGGACATCGATGCACGTATCGTCATGTTTACCGTCTCCGATGAACAAAGCCATGTACTCGAAGCCCTGCGCAACGGTGCTGACGGCTATCTGCTCAAGGACATGGACGCCGAACAACTGGTCGAGCAGATCCGCCTGGCGGCGACCGGCCGTATGGCCTTGAGCCCCGAACTGACCCAGGTGCTCGCCGAAGCGATCCGGGTACGTCCGAAACGCACCGGGCAGGTGCCATTCTCCAGCCTGACCAAGCGCGAAAAAGAGGTCCTGCGTCTGATTGCCAAGGGCCAGAGCAACAAGATGATCGCCCGTAAGCTCGGCATTACCGAAGGCACCGTCAAAGTCCACGTTAAGAATCTGCTGCACAAGCTGGGCCTGCGTTCGCGGGTGGAAGCGGCGGTCTGGGTACTGGAGAACGAGGCCAAGGGCTGA
- a CDS encoding NarK/NasA family nitrate transporter, with product MSNIEKWDVEDQIFWDTTGKRVANRNLWISIPSLLMGFAIWLMWGIVTVQMLNLGFPFAPAELFTLTAIAGLTGATLRIPASFMIRIAGGRNTIFLTTALLMIPAAGAGIALQSQDTPLWVFQLLAFLSGIGGGNFACSMSNISTFFPKNQQGLALGLNAGLGNFGVTTMQILIPLVMTAGVFGFIAGDPMTLVKDSGTLIGGIPAGTDTWIQNGGWVWLLFLVPLAFAGWFGMNNLLVISPTPGYPLNAFGKILGLYAVAFFAAAVGLYLYLPAPTGLGVLNMWGVMLLTIGATLGMLRLLPGSISPNIKRQFAIFRDKHTWSMSVLYILTFGSFIGFSMALPLSITVIFGFMNEVGADGVVTRVANPNAPSALTYAWIGPFIGALIRPLGGWISDKVGGSIVTQVISVVMVGASVAAGYVMQQAYGSAQPEEYFFLFLVLFLVLFAASGIGNGSTFRTIGVIYDREKAGPVLGWTSAVAAYGSFVAPIVIGEQVKAGTPEVAMYGFAVFYALCLILNWWFYLRPNAYVKNP from the coding sequence ATGAGCAATATCGAAAAGTGGGACGTGGAGGACCAGATCTTCTGGGACACCACTGGCAAGCGGGTCGCCAATCGCAATCTGTGGATCTCCATCCCGAGTCTGCTGATGGGCTTCGCCATCTGGCTGATGTGGGGCATCGTCACGGTGCAGATGCTCAACCTGGGCTTTCCCTTCGCGCCCGCCGAGCTGTTCACCCTGACCGCCATCGCCGGCCTCACCGGCGCCACTCTACGCATCCCGGCGTCGTTCATGATCCGCATTGCCGGCGGGCGCAACACCATCTTCCTGACTACCGCACTGCTGATGATTCCGGCGGCCGGTGCGGGCATTGCCCTGCAGAGCCAGGACACACCGCTGTGGGTCTTCCAGCTGCTGGCCTTCCTCTCCGGTATCGGCGGCGGCAACTTCGCCTGCTCGATGAGCAACATCAGCACCTTCTTCCCGAAGAACCAGCAAGGATTGGCGCTGGGCCTCAACGCCGGCCTCGGTAACTTCGGTGTCACCACCATGCAGATCCTGATCCCGTTGGTAATGACCGCCGGTGTGTTCGGCTTTATCGCCGGTGACCCGATGACACTGGTCAAGGACAGCGGCACGTTGATCGGCGGCATTCCTGCCGGAACCGATACCTGGATCCAGAATGGTGGCTGGGTCTGGCTGCTGTTCCTGGTGCCGCTGGCTTTCGCCGGCTGGTTCGGCATGAACAACCTGCTGGTGATCTCGCCGACGCCGGGTTACCCGCTGAACGCCTTCGGCAAGATTCTCGGTCTCTACGCCGTGGCCTTTTTCGCCGCCGCCGTCGGCCTGTACCTGTACTTGCCTGCGCCGACCGGCCTCGGCGTGCTGAATATGTGGGGCGTGATGCTGCTGACCATCGGCGCGACGCTCGGCATGCTGCGTCTGCTGCCAGGCAGCATCAGCCCGAACATCAAGCGCCAGTTCGCGATCTTCCGCGACAAGCACACCTGGTCGATGAGCGTTCTCTACATCCTGACCTTCGGCTCGTTCATCGGCTTTTCCATGGCGCTGCCACTGTCGATCACGGTGATCTTCGGCTTCATGAACGAGGTCGGCGCCGACGGTGTAGTAACTCGCGTCGCCAACCCCAACGCACCGAGTGCGCTGACCTACGCCTGGATCGGGCCGTTCATTGGCGCCCTGATCCGTCCGCTGGGCGGCTGGATTTCCGACAAGGTCGGCGGCTCCATCGTCACCCAGGTGATCTCGGTGGTCATGGTTGGCGCCTCGGTCGCGGCCGGCTACGTGATGCAACAGGCCTACGGTTCGGCCCAGCCTGAAGAGTATTTCTTCCTGTTCCTGGTGCTGTTCCTGGTGCTGTTCGCCGCCAGCGGCATCGGCAACGGCTCGACCTTCCGCACCATCGGCGTCATCTACGACCGCGAGAAGGCCGGCCCGGTACTCGGCTGGACCTCCGCTGTCGCCGCCTACGGCTCCTTCGTCGCCCCGATCGTGATCGGCGAACAGGTCAAGGCGGGCACCCCGGAAGTGGCGATGTACGGCTTCGCGGTGTTCTACGCGCTGTGCCTGATCCTCAACTGGTGGTTCTACCTGCGCCCCAACGCCTACGTGAAGAACCCCTGA
- a CDS encoding MFS transporter, which yields MRVSTLFEWKRPEIRALHLTWIAFYICFFVWFGMAPLASSMLKSVNWLTPEDLKLFAIANVALTIPARILVGMALDHWGPRRVFSVLLVVMAAPALFFAFGDSRVQLLVSRLILGSIGASFVVGIHMTAMWFKPKDIGFAEGFYAGWGNFGSAAAAMSLPAIAIHAFGGPEGWRWAIASSAIVMAVYGVYYWFALTDGPAGTIHRKPHKASALEVSTWADMIKLIVWTIPMVGVLGILVWRIEGLGYLGATGAAICYSVIALVVIFQVVQILRVNIPILKKGVPEDDKYPFNTVAALNSTYFANFGAELAVVSMLPMFFELTWGLTPTTAGIIAASFAFVNLVARPMGGLVSDRFGNRRFVMLAYMLGIAVGFFLMGLMNASWPLIVAVAITVACSMFVQGAEGATFGIIPSIKRRVTGQISGMAGAYGNVGAVCYLTLYTFVTPSQFFMVIAAGAFVSFGLCLLWLKEPEGAFSDEYYVSSVDRELEARQKLAS from the coding sequence ATGAGAGTTTCTACGCTGTTCGAATGGAAGCGCCCCGAGATCCGGGCCCTGCATCTGACCTGGATCGCCTTCTATATCTGCTTTTTTGTCTGGTTCGGCATGGCGCCGCTGGCCTCAAGCATGCTGAAAAGCGTGAACTGGCTGACGCCCGAAGACCTCAAGCTGTTCGCCATCGCCAACGTGGCGCTGACCATCCCGGCGCGCATTCTCGTCGGCATGGCGCTCGACCACTGGGGGCCGCGCCGGGTGTTCTCGGTATTGTTGGTGGTGATGGCCGCGCCCGCGCTGTTCTTCGCCTTCGGTGACAGCCGCGTCCAGCTGCTGGTGTCGAGGCTGATCCTCGGCTCCATCGGCGCCAGCTTCGTGGTCGGCATCCATATGACGGCCATGTGGTTCAAGCCCAAGGACATCGGTTTCGCCGAAGGCTTCTACGCCGGCTGGGGCAACTTCGGTTCCGCAGCGGCGGCCATGAGCCTGCCGGCCATCGCCATCCACGCCTTCGGTGGCCCGGAAGGCTGGCGCTGGGCGATTGCCAGCTCGGCGATCGTCATGGCCGTCTACGGCGTGTACTACTGGTTTGCCCTTACCGACGGCCCGGCCGGCACCATCCACCGCAAGCCGCACAAGGCCAGCGCGCTGGAAGTCAGCACCTGGGCCGACATGATCAAACTGATCGTCTGGACCATCCCCATGGTCGGCGTGCTGGGCATCCTGGTCTGGCGCATCGAGGGGCTGGGTTACCTGGGCGCGACCGGTGCGGCGATCTGCTACTCGGTGATCGCGCTGGTGGTGATCTTCCAGGTGGTGCAGATCCTGCGGGTCAACATACCGATCCTGAAGAAGGGCGTGCCGGAAGACGACAAGTACCCCTTCAACACCGTGGCCGCGCTGAACTCCACCTACTTCGCCAACTTCGGTGCGGAGCTGGCGGTGGTGTCGATGCTGCCGATGTTCTTTGAGCTGACCTGGGGCCTGACCCCGACCACCGCGGGCATCATCGCTGCCTCCTTCGCCTTCGTGAACCTGGTGGCGCGGCCCATGGGCGGGCTGGTCTCCGACCGCTTCGGCAACCGCCGCTTCGTCATGCTCGCCTACATGCTCGGCATCGCCGTCGGGTTCTTCCTGATGGGGCTGATGAACGCGTCCTGGCCGCTGATCGTCGCTGTCGCTATCACCGTGGCCTGCTCGATGTTCGTTCAGGGCGCCGAGGGCGCGACTTTCGGGATCATCCCCTCGATCAAGCGCCGGGTAACCGGGCAGATCTCCGGCATGGCCGGGGCCTACGGCAACGTTGGCGCCGTCTGCTACCTGACCCTTTACACCTTCGTGACCCCCTCGCAGTTCTTCATGGTGATTGCCGCCGGTGCGTTCGTCAGCTTCGGGCTCTGCCTGCTCTGGCTGAAGGAGCCCGAGGGAGCGTTCTCCGACGAGTACTACGTATCCAGCGTCGACCGCGAGTTGGAGGCCCGCCAGAAGCTCGCGTCCTGA
- a CDS encoding universal stress protein, giving the protein MNIMLAYDNSRNARKALDATLEMFGPLNPLIMLIGVVEDTRDTSDSAAELYERERREFQAFLQEAAAKVSAFGLDVDVMLAEGDARKMILKAAEHKKPDLLVIARHSNEPDGGFISRSLNLLVDELDYMTFGSVSAFLARRAPCPVLIQACP; this is encoded by the coding sequence ATGAACATCATGCTTGCCTACGACAACTCGCGTAACGCCAGGAAAGCCCTGGACGCCACCCTCGAGATGTTCGGTCCGCTCAACCCCCTGATCATGCTGATCGGGGTGGTGGAAGACACCCGCGATACCAGCGATTCGGCGGCCGAGCTCTACGAGCGTGAACGTCGCGAATTCCAGGCGTTCCTGCAGGAGGCGGCGGCCAAGGTCAGCGCCTTCGGTCTGGACGTCGACGTGATGCTCGCCGAAGGCGACGCCCGCAAGATGATTCTCAAGGCTGCCGAGCACAAGAAGCCCGATCTGCTGGTGATCGCGCGGCATTCCAACGAACCGGACGGCGGCTTCATCTCCCGCTCGCTGAATCTCTTGGTCGACGAGCTCGACTACATGACCTTCGGCAGCGTCAGCGCCTTCCTGGCCCGCCGGGCGCCTTGCCCGGTCCTGATCCAAGCCTGCCCCTGA